In Juglans regia cultivar Chandler chromosome 13, Walnut 2.0, whole genome shotgun sequence, the DNA window GTTccttttcgaaaaaaaaaaacaatataaatagtTTATGCTTGATTCCAATATAAGatatatgctttatttttttttttttcttgaagtttaaTAAAAACGTAAATAAGCTTGAATTAATATTGATGGAGTATATCTTATATCAAATTATCTAATTTCACagattattaaaacataaaatcaatataagattttaaattttaaattcaaattcattcatttctaaatacattaaaatagaaaaagatttaaaaccaataaactaatagaaaaaaatttctaaatatatcaaattacCAGTACATTGCTAACTACATCCACTGCATGGATCAGTACTAGTACTGTTTTCGTGGAAATTTCTTTAATCTCAGCTGTATATCTTTTTCTTATCCCCTCGTGCGTAATTCTCAATCATTGTTTGATGTTCGGTGAAAAAGACACTGTTGAACGGTGATCCATTATATAATCGAACGACCGTTGCTCACTCGCATTATCGAGTCAACATACTCACGGCTACAAGTTGAACCAGTCACGCGGTATTGCTCCCCAGCACATCATGCACCCCCAACTTTGAACGCTTCGACGCTTCATGGGTTCTTTTAGCCGGCTTTGCTGACTTCTCTCCTGGCTCCATTTTCTTATATGGAATCTttatatcctatatatatatccaacttCCCTCCCAGCAATATCACAAGCCAAAGCAGCACTTCTTACACACTACAATTTAGCAAAGGCCGAGTATTTTAAACCCTTATAACATTCTCACTCCCAGTGTCATTGTAGTTTCTAGCTCTCACCATAATGGGAAGTGAAAGTTCAAACAGCGTCATAGTTTCGATGTTTGTAGTAGTAGTATTGATCGCCCTGGATGCCTCATTGGTGCATGGCCAAGGCACTCGTGTCGGGTTCTATTCGAAAACATGTCCTCGAGTAGAATCCATTGTTCGATCCACTGTTCAAACTCATTTTGGGTCTAATCCCGCTATTGCTCCGGGGCTGTTGAGGATGCACTTCCATGATTGCTTTGTGAATGGCTGCGATGCTTCTATCCTTATCGAGGGGACTAACACAGAAAGAACAGCCCCACCTAACAGTTTGTTAAGAGGATTTGAAGTCATTGACGATGCCAAGGCCAAGCTTGAAGCTGCATGTCCTGGCGTCGTTTCTTGCGCTGATATTCTTACCCTTGCTGCTCGCGATTCTGTTTTTTTGGTAATTATAACACACGTATATATGTGTGCAATAATCATGCATGAGATCTTACAACCACATGTTTATATTGATCAATCATCAATTGTTATTGCAGACCAAGGGACAGAGCTGGCAGGTGCCTACTGGACGCAGAGATGGCAGGGTATCATTGGCCTCAGATACCACCAATTTACCTAGCGCTAGAGACTCCGTTGATGTTCAAAAGCAAAAGTTTGCAGAGAAAGGTCTCGATACTAAAGATCTCGTTGTCCTCGCTGGTAAGAACTACTTAATGCATATCTCTACATAGTCTTAATGATTACATATACatgatttttggttttgaaaaatagagaatTAAATATTAAGCTGAGTTAACTATAAAGTCAAGGCATAGATGACTagctaattattacaaaaagtCATCAACTTCAAACCCATATGATCTCAATGTACATGCAAGTATATACGAAGGCTAAAATACCGCGTATAGTGTGTCAATTAATTACTAATCGTATGCAATTTTGTTACTATGTATAATGTAGGTGGACACACCATTGGAACAGCAGCATGCCGGCTATTCAGTTACAGACTATACAACTTtaatacaagtgggaatggtgCTGATCCTACCATTGACCCAGCTTTCCTGCCTCAACTCCGAGCTCTCTGCCCACAAAATGGCGACGCAGCAAGGCGTGTAGGACTAGATCCTGGAAGCCAAAACAGATTTGACACGTCTTACTTCAACAACTTGATGAAAGGCCGTGGAGTACTCGAGTCGGATCAAAAGTTATGGACTGATGCCTCCACAAAGACTTTTGTTCAACGTTTTCTGGGAGTGAGCGTCTTCAATGTGGAGTTTGGAAGGTCCATGGTGAAGATGAGCAACGTTGATGTTAAAACGGGTACCCAGGGTGAAATTCGCAAATTATGCTCTGCAATTAACTAACTGGCCAGTACTCATCAGACCTCTATCAGAAGGGACgggagaggaggaaaaaaaaaaaacatttaatattatgttctacatatttatttgcttaTAGGCGTAAGCCAATCAATTAGAGCGTCTTGCATTGTGCAGGCAGCAGTTTATTGTTTTTGGATTATATATAGGAGTACGAATGGCGTAAGATCAGGATTAATATGGCCAATATTCCGAAGGATTTACAGTTTCTaggcttatatataattttataagaaattgggTTGTGTTCAATTTACTCGTTTGAAATTTACAATGTTGCCGGAATTTTTCAGCTTTTAAGACTTTAAGTAGGAACCGTCGCTAGCTACGTAATATAATATCGGCCGGCGCGGCTTCTTACCAGATTGTATTTGAATGCTGAAGTGATCTAAGATATATTCGTACGTTAGATGATATTTAAAAAACGAAATGAAATTAAGGAtgacaagaaaaagaaggaaatgattGGTCCCATGCATGTGCATgccacctagctagctaatttatTGTCTTGGCCTGCATGCAACCTAATTAGCGCGTTACGTACTTAATTGGCTAATTTGGTtgcgagaaagagagagactaGCGACTTTATCAATCATGACAACTATTGATGACTGTTTCTCTATAATTGATTGTTCGTCGACAATTAACTAACCACTTTGATATTGGTCGATGTCAAATTGTCAATGAAATAAACGTTTCGACAATCAATGCCTTCACAAGATCACAAAAGGACTGCTGTAACGCTGTTTCTCGCCTCGAAGCAAAACGACAAACTTAATTATGactattctataattattttatagctttatttaattaaaaattattatttactgaaTAAGCATAATTACAatgaataacttgatataaattataaaatagttgtaattatatcattatcatttaCGATATTATCCAAATGCTCGGCACGAGAAACATTACTTAAGGGAAAAAAACGTTTTCTGACCTATATATTAGACCAAGGTCGAAAAAATGGGTCAGAATCTTCATAATTGAGCCAACCATTATGGCCCAAGGCGCCAAGAACCAGCATCAGAGAATAGTAATGTCACATGCCGAATGCAGAATTTCAGGCCCAAGTCAAGATTCTTAACAAGTACTACAAGAgcaattcaaaaaagaaaacagtcATCATTCAATCATGGTAGCTGCAAACCATTTATGCAACTTCCCTCGAGAACATGCAATACAATACAACAAAAGAATTGCCTgtccaaaaataaactcaatttaCTAAGAGGTACAATAACACAAACACTGATTTTGGCACACGCGTTAACCTACTTAACTATACAACAAGCCAGCAACCATTACCTGGAAAGCAAATTGCTAACTTTTCAATCACTTGGAAACCAATAGGATTTCCCGTTTCTAGCCTTGCTAGGTGTGTTTGCATTCGAATAACTTATGCGGCTACCTCCAACTTGGCAGCCGCGCGTGGCGTGAGCCTTCCTATCAAGCAGAATGAGACTTCGTGTCGTCAAGATTGCCTGTGGTAAGGGTGTGCATCCGGACCGGATTTTTTTCCGGTCCGGTTAAAAATCCGGAAAACCGGATGAACCCTGGCGGTTACCGCCCGGATGCGGTTACGGATGCCGGATATCCGTATTCCGCATCCGGTTTTAAATTCTTTCTACTATTAACTATTGCGTTTTCCAATGAAGAGCATACATATCCAATATGACGTCAGGTCCAACTCCCAAGTCTTGTAAATTGTAATTCCCAAGACCCCAAGTCGGCAAGTCAGgtttcatttcttaatttcCCACaacactctttctctctctctctctccatctccaGAAACCCTAACTCATATTATGAGCTGTCGTCGTCCATTTTCATCACAGAAAAAATTACCAGTATGGCTCTCTCTggctctctgtctctctctatgTAAGTCTCTCTAATCTTGaatttgggtttggttttattttatttttgttttttttcctaatctctagtctattttcgatttttttctTGCTATTAATCTCTCTAGATGCTGCGATTGTGttcattaaacttttttttttccattctttttggtttggatctgggtttggtttggttttttatttttattttttgtaatctccaatctattttttatttttttttacttgcttTTCATCTCTCTAGATGTTGTATGTCAATAATCTGAAGTTTTTTGTTTCCCGCAGCTTACAATGAAGATGATAAGAGGGCTtgacttcaaatgttcttccacaattctttttgctatttttgaatttttcactatttgTTCCTTGTAAAGTTAATGGTTTGCAGAACAATGTAAACAATAATATAAAGTCTGTAGTCTATTGTGGATGTTGATgtctactattatttattttgttttataaaaatttgaatagtctataaaatagttcaaaaaatgcctataaaaatatttattatataaaaaaatgcctataaaaatgacaaatagaAAAGCCTACAAAAAAAGCCacttaaaaagtgttaaaaagttatttttttaaatgcgtTTTAAAAGtggtaaaaactaaaaattaatttttctgaaaaaaaaaaagaaaatccatatATCCGGTTTCAATCCGGATATCCGCCCGGGTTTCAATCCGGTGTATCCGGGCGGATGTCCGCCCGTTTTTAAAAAgtcggatccggatccggatctaTCCATCCGGATGCACACCCTTAGCCTGTGGAACTGGATCGTGAGTCGTTCACGCATACAAGCTCCTCACCGCCCCTGGCTGCCGCGTCCTTGGCATTTTGCGAATTCAACGGGGCCAACAAGCAATGCCCCCAAAATCCTCAATGTTAGCTGCAATAGCTCCCAAGGCGGAGGAGTTTTTGTACCCTTGGGTTCCAAAATCTCCTCATTTCTCTCCATACTTAATTTTCTCATCTCCTCCACTGCGCCCTCAATCTCGTTTCCATTCTTCGGAAATGAggtacaaatttaaaattctaaaattcatCATCCTTGTTGAACTCCCTTCTACAAGAACAGTTATGCCCGGCCCACACAACCACGGATCGGCAAAATTCAAGCTTGGACCAGCTCGGCATCTGTGAGATGTGCTTGTAATAGCAATTCATTGTGACATCGATGATGCAGGCACGTTTCGTCAACTTAACGGCGATCTGAGGCTCGAGAGGGGGCGACCAAGCCCCAACAGAGGGTTTCGATTGAGCAGGGGAGGTAGCATTGTTAGTGGGACGAGGGGTATGGTAGAGGGAAGGTTGGGAAAGGTCGGGGATGGAGATAAGGAGGGGCTTGTCATACGAGACTTGATCTCATAGGCGTAGAGGACAGCCTCGAAGCCAGCGGCGGAATGGACGTGGGAGAGGTAGAGAGCGGGGAGGAGTGGGAGGAATGAGAGGATGACGATAAATAGATGGGGGGTCAGAGGAGAGGTAGGTTTCGTAGAGCCATTAACAGAGGGGTCAGAGTCGGAGCCAGAGAGCGGGGAGGAGAGAGCagaggagagaagagggagagggcgGGGCGGTCGAACTCAGCAAGggaagagaaggagaaggaattgGGGGAGGAATAGTCGTTGAGGATGGAGGAGAGGGCGAGGATACGGGAGCGGGCTTGGGAGACGGATTCCCAACATGACTGCATTGGGTCGAAGTCGACAGCGGCAGAGGCTTTGATGGTAGTGGTTGAGGGTTGGGGACGGAGGAGCAGCAGGATGAAGAaggagcattgctattcataagcccatacactacacatcaaattttttttttttttaaatttttttaaagttttttttggttttattattattaaaataattgaattattctattcataatccatataccacacatttagtaagagaataaaattaaagaaatcataaaaaggttggtgtgtggtgtatgaggcttaagaatagaatttttctttgattaATGATTTGGGAgcagtttggataatgaattgacgaaaatattgttgaaatattatttttaaatattatttttattttaatattttaaaaattaaattatttattgtattttatttaaaattttaaaaaaattataatgattagattagataatATGAGTTAAGAGTGTTTATGAATCTAAACAAATCTAACccaattattaaagaaattgaGCTTTATTGTTTATCGTTCCTGCATatcacacattatatttttcttttatgtttttttgattttaatctttttaaattaattgaaggAATAATCTTATAATCGGTCGGGCTGATCTTCTCCTAAAAACAGCCCTCTAATAATTTAATGCCACGTAGACGTTCTATTTTCACTACAATGAGACTGCATCcagaaaaaaaattccaaggACACACAGATCCCCCTTTCAGATCTCCCCCTCTCTACACAGATCTCTTCATCGGCAAAGCTTCATCATTTTTAGACGAAGATCAAtatgaaaacatcattttcagcATGGAAAAATATCTACCATACGTCTAAAATTCGAgaccaacaaaaaaaagaggaagaagaatgcTATCTGCTTCTCGAATTTGTTCAACATGAAAACAACCTAAATTATTACGAAGATTagctaaaaggaaagaaaaaaaaatttaccacaCGAGGTATTACCATGCTCGTCCTCCTAAAATTTGAGACCAAAAAACCAAGAGGAATAAAGGTTGTTGTTTTGGTTATGggttttctagagagagagaggggaggagtCCGTTGGCTTTGTTTGGGTAAGGGGGTTTTCGTTTATTTCAGATTTAAGGAAAGTTGAGTGAAATCGAAGACGGCATTCGTCTTAATGAAATCGAAGATGACGTTATAAAAGTAGGACGACAAATTTCGTGGATTTCAGACTAGAGAGATGAATGAGAAGCACGAACGTTTCGTGgatttcatatttaaagatgACGCTCACCGACCATGGAAGTGGCTGATGACGATGGTGACGGATGCCTCTTGATTCTCTGTGATGGAGTCTATTgaaattattgtatattttcttACGTGGCAACAAGTGAATAGAGGGATGCTCTTGGGTGATTCACAGCCCAACTGCTTAGAAGCAATTCtgttaattgaattattctacttatcatctatataccatatgtttgataagagaaaaaaaaaatatagtgtgtaaagtatagaaatgatgaatagaatttttcaaaaaaattatgaaaatattcttaaaaatcacCCTTCTTGTATATAAGTTAGATGGTCTTACCGTACATAGATGGGAGCCTATACAATTATAAGAGGCTTAAAAATCTCTACATATTTATGTGAGTTGTGAAGTCTGTAAAAATCGTGTAAATATAGtagagaaatgaaatgaaaatggtaagtcaaattaataaaattctgaaaaactagACATAACATATAACTATTACGATATATGATATTATCTATGTTACGCTTTCAAATAACGTGGCTGTCAATAGCATGCATGGTAAGGATAAGTGCTATACACTATTCTTTTTGTCAACATCCTTTGGTTATTCTCTGGCGTGACATGATTACAAGActcttcatcatttattatttatatctagTTATTAGATGTCAAATAAGAAGATGGTGGGgatgataataattaaagaaaaactctatttgcaaTCGGTTGGGATAACCTCCGCGTAACTAgtgcaataaaaaattttattctccttctttctttcttcatttcggTTCAGGATTTTCAGTATGTGTCGTCTTCGATGAATTGGCCTCCCGAGATGCATCTAGTGCTTGTGGTTGTGCAGAGTTAGGTTGCAATCTTATTGGCCTCAAACTGACAGGCAGTGAGAGACCAGCATGCCTAGGTACAGAAACTCAAAACTACTGGCGGGTtgatagaatttttatatagaaaatgtTTAGGTGTCCTCCAAATGTgcctctagtgtatttttttaatgtttatttaagttattattagtgaatatatatattaatattaaaaaaaatgctactcCCACCGCTAGCCCTTCCCGCTTGACGATAAATTCCCACGTGGTaggaatattaaatattaaaaaaataaaatttgaattatccatttacgTTCTTCTCTCTCAAATCCAGTCAAATCCAACAAGATAATCACAtacacaaaaccctaatataTGAGGAAATGATGGAATGTTAATGGAAATACccatataaataataactgGGGAGCCTCAAACTCTTGGTAGTTGTGGATGCCAGAAATGGAGCTATGGACTGCAGCTGCGTGCCGGAAGACCGCTGCGCTTAGAGGCCAATGTCGCACTGGGAATCTCACACGAAgacctaggggtgtaaattggtCTGATCCGGTTCGAGGGGTGATGGATGgcttcggtccatcatttttccttgACCAGACCGGACTGAACATCCCTAtggactggactggaccgatagctatccTGTCTGTCCGTTCGGGCTAGCccccaattatttttttatgatttttttcttctttcttttaaaataaattaataaaaaatttattgaaaataataaattaaaattatgtgaattatttaactaaacaaaaaattattttatatggtcaatgatgataaattagatgaaaattacattcttaagttatataattattatataattagttaattgatattatacTAGAGGTGCTACCCTCATGGTGTGGGACGGGGGCATCCCCTCCTCGCCCCCagcccgcaccatgcgggggaAGGGTTTTCAACCCCGCCCCGATAGCAGGGGTGGGGTTGAAACCTATCGGGGCGGGGTTGAAAACCGCACCCCACCCTGCCATCCACTCAACCTAGTGATTCACtgggtttataattttttttggatttaaaatttttttagatccaaattataatataatataattataaatttattcaaaaaatataaatttattagagttgtattttttattgtctTAGTCAGTAAGTCTTACATTGCTTAagaatgactattgtattgccttggcctctaTATAAATGTTGGCTAAGGAGATCAAGGCAATTCATTAAtttgaattcaagtttttaacaaattgtatatatttatatacaatatatatttatataaatataaaaaataatattttttattataaatttaggaGGGTGCAGAGTGGGGTGCGGGGCAGGGCCCTGCTGGGGTCAGCCCGCCCCTCGCCTCCGCTAGTGGTCTTTCATGCAGGGCAAGGGCCCCCGCCCCTGCATGTGTGGTGCAGGATAGCccgcccgcccatgcgggggtgggGCGGGGTGggcccccgctgcccacccctatattatacattagttaattgatattatacattagttaattaatagaatattaattagttaataacagatttaatattttatatttttaatggtgatacgttagataaaaattacataattaattataaaattattatatatattttttaaatttggtcGGTCTGGTCCTGAAATTCCTGGACCGAGATTGGACCGAAAAGTCTCGGTCCTCTATTTTAAGGATCAAGACCGACCGGTCGTGGTCCCGGGTCAGTCCGGTTAAGTCAATTTCTTCGGTCCAGACTAACCAACTTTCACCCCTACGAAGACCGTTGCCTCTGGAGGCTGATGTTTCTAGAGAACTCACatggaaatgagaaaaaagcAATGAAAAATCTCCATTTACGATTTGGTTAAGGCCGATGTCACTGAGAAACTcacaaaaatgagaaaaatgcaaTGAAAAGTCTCATTTATGctgtttttgttcctttttttttttttttaaatataactacACGTGTCATGCCACGTCGAGCGGGAGGGGTGAGCAGTGACCATAGAAGcaatctcaaaaaaaattaaaaaaaacaaaaacaaaatcaaaatacacTAGATATACTTTTAAAAGACATTTATAAGGCATATTTGGAGGACATCGTTCTTTTTCCATCATAATTCATAAACATGACctgggaaaaaaagaaaaagttaacgATTAATCGACCTGAGCCCAAACTCGACTCGAGATGTTGTTATGTTTGGCAAGATAACTAATAATTTGGCAGCGGGTGGGCAGCGGGTGCCTGCCACCCACTACATCGCCCCGTTCGCCCCACCCTCGCCTAGGTGCGACGGGGGATTTGCTCCGCACAGACGGGGGGCGAGCCCCCCCACCCGTATGAAAGGGGCGTTGTGGAGGCAGGGGACGAATGGGGCTCAGCGCCGCTCCTTAAATCCCCCGCCTCACTTTTGCATGCCAACCAAACACCCTCTCGATTCCTCAATTTCTCGaactctctcgatctctctcgtCCCAGACCCAAACTCCCAAACTCTCTCGAACTCTCTCAATCTCGTTTGCCAAGAAAGTAACAGACGCCTACAGAGAGGACTCGATTGAGTTTGTTGTAACAGACGCCGCAGAGATTGAGAGGAATCGATTTCGTTTGCCATAAGTAACAGACACCGAGATAGATGAATCTCTCTTGTATTTGTTCATTGTTGTAAAAGACACCGAGATGAATCTCTCTTGGGTTTAGATTTGTTGTAATCGATTGGGGGAGGGAAGGAGATGGGACGAGGGGGCAGGGGACAGAAGGATGAAGGTCCACTCCCGCACCTCGTTCAACAGACGGGGTACCCCGTCCCCACACGGACGGAGGCGGATTATGGAGAAAAAATTCCCACCCCCGCCCATGCAGAGGCAGGGGATGGGGAAGCAGCACCCTTGTACTCTGGTCTCTTGTAGCTAAGTACATCTCTTATCCCATTGCCCAAATTCCAATCAAACATTGCAATCTCCGTTTTTCTAACGTCTCTGTTCGCTCAGCAGGCCACTTTGGACATTCTTTTCTCCTGCCTCGTAGCTCTCGCCCCATCCACACTACACATTTGCCCATCTTACACCCAGCTTTTTCTGCTGTTCTCTCTGTTTCTCAACTCACCATAATCAATGGCGGCCTCGGCTTTCTCCAATTCGCTTATGT includes these proteins:
- the LOC109007091 gene encoding peroxidase N1-like, encoding MGSESSNSVIVSMFVVVVLIALDASLVHGQGTRVGFYSKTCPRVESIVRSTVQTHFGSNPAIAPGLLRMHFHDCFVNGCDASILIEGTNTERTAPPNSLLRGFEVIDDAKAKLEAACPGVVSCADILTLAARDSVFLTKGQSWQVPTGRRDGRVSLASDTTNLPSARDSVDVQKQKFAEKGLDTKDLVVLAGGHTIGTAACRLFSYRLYNFNTSGNGADPTIDPAFLPQLRALCPQNGDAARRVGLDPGSQNRFDTSYFNNLMKGRGVLESDQKLWTDASTKTFVQRFLGVSVFNVEFGRSMVKMSNVDVKTGTQGEIRKLCSAIN